The window TCCCGGTCCGCCACGAGTGGGCCGACCGGTTCTGGCTCTCCGCGCTGTCTTCGCTGATACCGCGCCGCCGCTGGGCCGACGTCTTCCCTGTCACACCAGGCACCCTGCTGTCCTGGCACCGCAAGCTGATCGCCAGGAAGTGGGACTACTCCGCCCGCCGCAGCCGCACCGGCCGGCCCCCGACTGCGGCCGGGCTCAGGAAGCTGGTGCTGCGCCTGGCCGGCGAGAATCCCCGGTGGGGACATCGGAGGATCCAGGGCGAACTGGCCCGGCTGGGGCATCCGATCGCACCGTCCACGGTCTGGGGGATCCTGAACGCCGCGGGTATCGATCCGGCTCCACGCCGGTCCGGCGCCAGCTGGCGCGAGTTCCTGACCGCCCAGGCCCAGGGGATCATCGCGGCCGACTTCTTCCACGTGGACACCATGCTTGGAAAGCGCCTGTACGCCATGGCGTTCCTGGAACACGGCACTCGCACACTGCACATCACCGGCGTCACCGCCCACCCCACTCGGGCCTGGGCGACGCAACAGGCCCGCAATCTCGCCGACAGGCTCGACACGCGCATGGAGTCCCTGCGCTTCGTGCTGCGCGACCGCGACGCCAAGTACGATCGGTCCTTCGACGCCGTCTTCGAGGCCGAGGACATGGACGTGCTGCTCAGCGCGCCACGGGCGCCACGGATGAACGCGCACTGCGAGCGGGTGATCGGCACCGTACGCCGCGAGGCCCTCGACCACGTCCTGCTCATGAACGAGGGCCACGCCCGGCACGTCCTCGCCGACTTCGAACGGCACTACAACGGGCATCGACCTCATCGGGCCCGAGATCAACGACCCCCTCACGCCTCCGGGCAGCCCGGCATCGCCCACGACCTCGACAGCCCCAAACTCCTGCGCACCCGCATCCTCGGCGGCGCCATCAACGAGTACCGGTACGCTGCTTGACCTGCGACGATAACTTTTCGAGCCCCACAGGTTCAGCCCGAGCGATCGAGTGTTTCTGGCGGCGCTGCTGCACCGGCTCCCGCTGGACGTACTGCGCCGGCTACGGCTGCTCGT is drawn from Streptomyces sp. NBC_01717 and contains these coding sequences:
- a CDS encoding integrase core domain-containing protein; translation: MIVSLLYRAARTMLSMPAVLLRRDTAKEAELLVLRHENAVLRRQLKVPVRHEWADRFWLSALSSLIPRRRWADVFPVTPGTLLSWHRKLIARKWDYSARRSRTGRPPTAAGLRKLVLRLAGENPRWGHRRIQGELARLGHPIAPSTVWGILNAAGIDPAPRRSGASWREFLTAQAQGIIAADFFHVDTMLGKRLYAMAFLEHGTRTLHITGVTAHPTRAWATQQARNLADRLDTRMESLRFVLRDRDAKYDRSFDAVFEAEDMDVLLSAPRAPRMNAHCERVIGTVRREALDHVLLMNEGHARHVLADFERHYNGHRPHRARDQRPPHASGQPGIAHDLDSPKLLRTRILGGAINEYRYAA